Proteins encoded in a region of the Vicia villosa cultivar HV-30 ecotype Madison, WI linkage group LG5, Vvil1.0, whole genome shotgun sequence genome:
- the LOC131607521 gene encoding berberine bridge enzyme-like 17, translating to MTTMRKSSFLLTALTILMSISTALSHSPAQNFLTCFSHHSHASKVMYTPNNTSFLTILNKKMYNKRFQTPTTPKPLAIITARDASHVQATVICAKSNNIQIRIRSGGHDFEGYSYVSDVPFVVIDMFNINSVDINLHDKTAWVDSGATVGKINYNIAKKNNTLAFPAGICFSLGAGGHYSGGGYGNLMRKYGLSVDNIIDAKIVDANGNILDRKSMGEDLFWAIRGGGGASFGVILSWKLKLVQVPPQVTVFDVKRNMNEEGTIDVVYKWQLVAPKLHKDLFIILKTNVVQIGNGSKKIVQVSFIGQFLGTTKRLLPLISESFPELGLKKSDCLSMPWINTTLFWYGKPIGTPLEELLVDGSPPSIYFKSKSDYVKKPIPKVAIKSLWKKLIKGETMYMDWNPYGGRMEEILPSQTPFPHRAGNLFKIQYFNNWMDGSRESIERHVNFSRSIYKFMTPYVSNSPREAFLNYRDADIGANHPSNITKFDIARTYGRKFFKGNFERLVSVKTKVDPENFFRYEQSIPTLTY from the coding sequence ATGACAACAATGCGGAAATCATCTTTTCTCTTGACAGCCTTAACAATTCTCATGTCTATTTCAACTGCATTATCACATTCACCAGCTCAAAATTTTCTCACTTGTTTTTCTCATCATTCTCATGCTTCTAAAGTTATGTACACTCCAAATAACACCTCATTTTTAACCATCCTCAACAAGAAAATGTATAACAAGAGATTTCAAACACCAACAACACCAAAACCTTTGGCAATTATAACTGCAAGAGATGCTTCTCATGTTCAAGCAACAGTTATATGTGCCAAAAGTAACAATATTCAAATCAGAATCCGAAGCGGTGGCCATGACTTTGAAGGTTACTCATATGTATCAGACGTGCCTTTTGTTGTAATCGACATGTTTAATATCAATTCAGTTGATATTAATTTACATGACAAAACGGCATGGGTTGATTCTGGTGCAACAGTTGGGAAAATTAATTATAACATTGCAAAGAAAAACAATACTCTTGCTTTCCCAGCTGGGATCTGCTTTTCTTTAGGTGCTGGTGGCCATTATTCTGGTGGTGGCTATGGAAATTTGATGAGAAAATATGGCCTTTCTGTTGATAATATCATTGATGCAAAAATTGTTGATGCCAATGGTAACATCTTGGATAGAAAATCAATGGGAGAAGATCTCTTTTGGGCTATAAGAGGTGGCGGTGGTGCTAGTTTTGGTGTTATTCTTTCATGGAAGCTCAAATTGGTTCAAGTACCTCCACAAGTTACTGTTTTTGATGTGAAAAGGAATATGAATGAAGAAGGTACAATTGATGTTGTTTACAAATGGCAACTAGTTGCACCAAAATTGCATAAAGATCTTTTCATTATTCTGAAAACTAATGTTGTTCAAATTGGTAATGGGAGTAAAAAAATAGTACAAGTTAGTTTCATTGGTCAATTTTTGGGAACAACCAAAAGGCTTTTACCTTTGATAAGTGAAAGTTTTCCTGAATTAGGTTTGAAAAAGAGTGATTGTCTTTCAATGCCTTGGATTAATACCACTCTTTTTTGGTATGGTAAACCAATTGGTACTCCTCTTGAAGAATTGTTGGTGGATGGATCACCTCCATCAATTTATTTCAAAAGTAAATCAGATTATGTGAAGAAACCTATTCCAAAAGTAGCTATAAAATCTTTATGGAAAAAATTGATTAAAGGTGAGACTATGTATATGGATTGGAATCCTTATGGTGGAAGAATGGAAGAGATATTGCCATCACAAACTCCATTTCCTCACAGAGCTGGGAACTTGTTCAAAATTCAGTATTTTAATAATTGGATGGATGGATCTCGTGAATCTATTGAACGCCATGTGAACTTTTCAAGGTCAATCTATAAATTCATGACACCATATGTTTCAAATTCTCCAAGGGAGGCATTTCTTAACTATAGGGATGCTGATATTGGTGCCAATCATCCAAGTAATATAACAAAATTTGACATTGCTAGAACTTATGGAAGGAAGTTTTTCAAAGGAAATTTCGAAAGATTGGTGAGTGTGAAGACCAAGGTTGATCCTGAAAATTTTTTTAGATATGAACAAAGTATACCTACTTTGACATATTAG